AGCGCCGCGACCTGGCGGGCCGCGTCGTCCAGCGCGGCTTCCGGGCTGACCTGACCCAGCAGCGCCCGCTGCAGCGCCTTTTGCAGGATGGTGCTGACCTCCTGGTACTGGGGCACGACCGGGCGGGGGTACATCGCCCCGATGGACGCGCCCGCCGCCTTCACGACCGCCTCCTGACCGCGCGTGACGGCCGGGCTGCTGTACGACGCCTTCCAGATCGGCAGCGACAGCTTGGCGTACTGCTCCTGAACGGGCCGCGAGGTCAGGTAGCTGATGTACTTCCAGGCCGCGTCCGGGTTCTTGCTGCCCGCCGTGATGCCCAGGCCCATCGAGCCGTTCACGGCGCTCACCTTCGCCCCGCCCCGCGCGCCGGGCGCCGGTACGATGCCGACCTGCCCGACCACCTTCGACTCCTTCTTGTCCTGGGTCAGCGCGTACATGTACGTCCAGTTCAGCGCAAAGGCCGCCTGACCGCCCGAGAAGACCCGCCGCACGTCCTCTTCCAGATACTCGCGGGAGTTGGGGTTGGTCAGCCCCTCCTTGACGGTCTGCACCATGAATTCCAGGGCCCTGAGGCCGCCCCCCGTGTTGAAGGCGGGCTGGCCGGCCGCGTCCAGGAACTGGCCCCCGAAGGCGCTGACATACATGGTGTAGTCCGCGACCAGCGCCTCGGCCTGCGACCAGCTCGACACGATGGGGTACCGGGCCAGCCCCTTTTGCTTGATGATCCGGGCCTGGGCCAGCAGCTCCTCCATGGTGCGGGGCGGCGCGCCGATGCCGGCCTTCTTCAGCATGGCGGTGTTGTAGAAGAGGTACTTGGTGTCGAGGATCCAGGGCAGGCCGTAATACCTGTTCCCCAGCTGCACGGTCGTCCAGGCGCCGGGAAAGATTTTGGGCACGTCGGCCTTGTTCACCCGGCCCGTCACGTCCTGCAGGAAGCCGTTTTTCGCGTACTCGGCCGGCCAGATCACGTCGAAGAGCACC
The sequence above is drawn from the Deinococcus koreensis genome and encodes:
- a CDS encoding extracellular solute-binding protein, with the protein product MSHPRPAARRFLPLSAALALALSGVQTAAAQTTLSALFMKQAAYSEADVRAMTAAFQKANPGIVVNLEFVPYEGLREKTVAAQASGGYDVVLFDVIWPAEYAKNGFLQDVTGRVNKADVPKIFPGAWTTVQLGNRYYGLPWILDTKYLFYNTAMLKKAGIGAPPRTMEELLAQARIIKQKGLARYPIVSSWSQAEALVADYTMYVSAFGGQFLDAAGQPAFNTGGGLRALEFMVQTVKEGLTNPNSREYLEEDVRRVFSGGQAAFALNWTYMYALTQDKKESKVVGQVGIVPAPGARGGAKVSAVNGSMGLGITAGSKNPDAAWKYISYLTSRPVQEQYAKLSLPIWKASYSSPAVTRGQEAVVKAAGASIGAMYPRPVVPQYQEVSTILQKALQRALLGQVSPEAALDDAARQVAALK